In Candidatus Tectomicrobia bacterium, the genomic stretch ATCCCCGGGTGGTCGGATTCCCCGCCCCTCCTTGCGCCTCCCGGCTTCGCGAAGCCCGCTTCCACCTCCGCGGCGGCAGCACCGCCGCTGCGGAGGACGGGCCGGCGGCGGCCTCCCCAAAGGGGGCGGTTATTTTCCTTCCCCTCTCTTTCGCCGGGTCCCCAAACCGGCTGGCCGGTTTGAGAGGAGGGGGAGACAGTGGGGTGGTCTTGGAACATGATTGTAACATGAAAACCCCCGGTCCAGGGGGGCCGGGGGCCAGCAGGAAAATCCGGAGGGATAAGCGTTATTTGCGCGCGAGGGCGCGGATATAGGCGATGACGTCCCGGATGTCCTGGTCGCTGAGCGCCTGCCCCCAGGCCGGCATCACGGGCGATTTGCCCACGGCCGCGCCGCCGCGCTTGATGACGTCGTGCATCGCCTGGTCCGACATGGAGAACTTCTTGTCCGTGTAGTCGCGCGGCTTCGGGTTGAGGGCCGCCGCCGCGGGCCCGTCGCCCTTGCCCGAGGGGCCGTGGCAGGCCGCGCAGAGCTGCTGGTACTTCTCCTTCCCCCGCGCCGGGTCCGGCCGGGCGGCGAAGGCCGCGCCAGGAACAAGGTGGGAGAGGAGCATCAGCATCAAGAGGATGGCGGCTCCGGCCGGAACGCCGCGGCGCCCGCGGGAGGAAGGCGCGATTGAGCCTCCT encodes the following:
- a CDS encoding cytochrome c, coding for MMLMLLSHLVPGAAFAARPDPARGKEKYQQLCAACHGPSGKGDGPAAAALNPKPRDYTDKKFSMSDQAMHDVIKRGGAAVGKSPVMPAWGQALSDQDIRDVIAYIRALARK